Proteins encoded within one genomic window of Oncorhynchus mykiss isolate Arlee chromosome 27, USDA_OmykA_1.1, whole genome shotgun sequence:
- the LOC110507438 gene encoding fukutin-related protein: protein MRVSFCQGLLTGAIVLNLLILYYVSRAQQQMMEKRRDPGRGSRKAALPASGLGGGMGGLVGVGGGMVGPGGVGGEGNSRGPRVTVLLREFEDFENYVGDVARSFLHQRPELPFLAVSDTLPYPPLSLPDGARLLVLSPSPEQPPQAHRPEFHVQTEFVLLVPDGVELEQGRAVERLIRELEGEGGGPVRLVAAPVLARSAVQCLHLRVSLREWTATYTPAASGSSGSVCTALQGDAVVLIRSEDLFNLSVPLGRPLLPSLFIQTSLHGWKVKLLESPCFSASHRPLFSSAHNQWKADSHLKEATSRLMRNFGLKRLLLADGKEQWHGCGKETARCFGTVRDDTPEYLYLDRWTPPCCLRALRETTKYVINILESSGVRYWLEGGSLLGAARHQDIIPWDYDVDLGIYLEDVPNCDYLKNLDSGSLVDANGYVWERAVEGDFYRVQYSEANHLHVDLWPFYPRNGVMTKDTWMEHKQDVEFPEHFLQPLVPMPFAGVTAYGPNNHRAFLELKFGEGVIENPQYPNPAKKRLDRSRL, encoded by the coding sequence ATGCGGGTGAGTTTCTGCCAGGGCCTTCTGACTGGAGCCATTGTTCTGAACCTGCTCATCCTCTACTATGTGTCACGAGCCCAGCAGCAGATGATGGAGAAACGCCGGGACCCAGGAAGGGGCTCCAGGAAGGCTGCTTTACCTGCGTCCGGGCTGGGGGGTGGCATGGGGGGCCTGGTGGGGGTTGGCGGGGGGATGGTTGGCCCTGGAGGTGTCGGGGGAGAGGGGAACAGCCGCGGCCCCCGTGTGACTGTCCTCCTACGGGAGTTTGAGGACTTTGAGAACTACGTCGGTGATGTGGCACGCTCCTTCCTGCACCAGAGACCTGAGCTGCCCTTCTTGGCTGTGTCTGACACCCTGCCctatccccctctgtctctccccgatGGGGCCCGTCTCCTGGTGCTCTCCCCCAGCCCCGAGCAGCCTCCGCAGGCCCACCGGCCAGAGTTCCACGTCCAGACAGAGTTTGTGCTGCTGGTGCCTGACGGGGTGGAGCTGGAGCAGGGCCGGGCTGTGGAGAGGCTGATCCGGGAGCTGGAGGGGGAAGGTGGGGGGCCCGTGAGGCTGGTGGCGGCCCCCGTGTTGGCACGCTCGGCCGTCCAGTGCCTGCACCTGCGGGTCAGTCTGAGAGAATGGACGGCCACCTACACCCCAGCGGCGTCTGGAAGCAGTGGTAGCGTGTGTACAGCCCTTCAGGGGGACGCAGTGGTCCTCATCCGCTCCGAGGACCTCTTTAACCTGTCTGTCCCACTGGGGAGGCCCCTGCTGCCCTCGCTCTTCATCCAGACCTCCCTGCATGGCTGGAAGGTCAAGCTCCTAGAGAGCCCCTGCTTCTCCGCCAGCCACCGGCCTCTCTTCAGCTCAGCCCACAACCAGTGGAAGGCAGACAGCCATCTGAAGGAGGCCACTAGCCGGCTGATGAGGAACTTTGGGCTGAAGCGTCTCCTACTGGCTGATGGGAAGGAGCAGTGGCACGGCTGTGGGAAGGAGACAGCGCGTTGCTTCGGTACAGTCCGGGACGACACCCCTGAGTACCTGTACCTGGATCGCTGGACACCTCCCTGCTGCCTGCGCGCCCTACGCGAGACCACCAAGTATGTGATCAACATCCTGGAGAGCTCCGGGGTGCGCTACTGGCTGGAAGGAGGCTCCCTGCTGGGGGCGGCCCGCCACCAGGACATCATCCCCTGGGACTATGATGTGGACCTGGGCATCTACCTGGAGGACGTGCCCAACTGTGACTACCTGAAGAACCTGGACTCTGGTTCTCTGGTGGATGCTAACGGCTATGTGTGGGAGCGGGCAGTGGAGGGGGACTTCTATCGGGTGCAATACAGCGAGGCTAACCACCTCCACGTGGACCTGTGGCCCTTCTACCCGCGGAACGGCGTCATGACCAAAGACACGTGGATGGAGCACAAGCAGGATGTGGAGTTCCCCGAGCACTTCCTGCAGCCGCTGGTGCCGATGCCGTTCGCCGGCGTCACCGCCTACGGCCCGAACAACCACCGCGCCTTCCTGGAGCTCAAGTTTGGGGAGGGGGTCATCGAGAACCCCCAGTACCCCAATCCTGCCAAGAAGAGGCTGGACAGGAGCCGGCTGTGA
- the LOC110507437 gene encoding striatin-4, protein MEAERSGGVAGGTNQNSGGSGVGRNPNGPKSVLGQATTEAAAAASAAGAMAGSSQPREPQDGDAGLSLPGILHFIQFEWGRFQAEKYRWEAERDELRAQVTFLQGERKGQENMKQDLVRRIKMLEYALKQERSKHQKLKTGSDQSPGEKKPEAEQVPNGPAESESEPANQMSWKEGRQLLRKYLEEVGYSDTILDMRSKRVRSLLGRTSPEANGAPASSEEQPAPDPEPLAGGESLLIRQIEEQIKRNAAGKDGSKERLSGSVLDKIPFLHGCQDDDEDDSDEEDDFQGMGTDRIDGQRNKNKKPRVKMGTEPMTTDLDPDDEEDEDDSEDALSEFDFLGSGEEGEGAGEARISGDGRELEKRRNKLQGMMSDFPPKPSPPPLCGALGFSSDVFILDAVGGGDMNLGELADLTVANDNDLTVDLQDNREEFKKTWNPRFTLRSHFDAIRALMFHPSQAVLLTASEDGTLKLWNLNKAIHSKKNAALDVEPIYTFRAHSGAVLSLAMGEDGDSCYSGGLDGTVRCWKIPDFNVDPYDNYDPGIESNVLLGHEDSVWSLTYSAAHHRLASCSADGTVRIWDPQNSAPCLSVFNKEKEHGTPTSVAFVNSDPNQAVVSFDGGETLLYDLTTEQSIMVLDTGTKDGSELINCVVSHPSEPISITAHENRTIRYLDNKTGKLIHSMVAHLDAVTCLTTDPKGTYLISGSHDCSVRLWMLDNRTCVQEITAHRKKHDEAIHDVAFHPSQPFIASAGADALAKVFV, encoded by the exons ATGGAGGCGGAAAGATCCGGCGGAGTAGCAGGGGGAACGAACCAGAACTCTGGAGGCAGCGGCGTGGGGCGCAATCCGAACGGGCCGAAATCGGTACTCGGGCAGGCGACGACGGAAGCGGCCGCGGCGGCATCAGCGGCCGGGGCGATGGCTGGGTCGTCGCAGCCTCGGGAACCGCAAGACGGCGACGCAGGCCTATCGCTTCCTGGGATCTTGCACTTTATCCAGTTCGAATGGGGACGCTTCCAGGCCGAGAAATATCGCTGGGAGGCCGAGAGAGACGAACTCAGG GCTCAGGTGACGTTCCTCCAGGGTGAGAGGAAGGGGCAGGAGAACATGAAGCAGGACCTGGTCAGGAGGATAAAGATGCTGGAGTACGCCCTTAAACAAgagag GTCCAAACACCAGAAGTTGAAGACAGGCAGTGACCAGAGCCCAGGGGAGAAGAAACCAGAGGCAGAACAAG TGCCCAATGGGCCAGCAGAATCTGAATCTGAGCCAGCCAATCAGATGTCCTGGAAGGAGGGCCGTCAGCTACTGCGCAA gtacctGGAGGAGGTGGGCTACTCGGACACCATCCTGGACATGCGTTCGAAGCGTGTGCGCTCCCTGCTGGGTCGTACCAGCCCCGAGGCTAACGGCGCCCCGGCCAGCAGCGAGGAGCAGCCCGCCCCGGACCCCGAGCCCCTGGCAGGGGGGGAGTCACTCCTCATCAGACAGATAGAGGAGCAGATCAAGAG gaACGCGGCGGGGAAGGATGGTTCTAAGGAGCGTCTGAGCGGTTCCGTGCTGGATAAGATCCCCTTCCTACACGGCTGccaggatgatgatgaggatgacagTGATGAGGAAGATGACTTCCAGGGCATGGGCACGGACCGTATAGATGGGCAGCGCAACAAGAACAAGAAGCCTCGCGTTAAG atggggacTGAGCCCATGACCACAGACCTGGACCCTGATGATGAGGAGGACGAAGACGACTCTGAGGATGCTCTGAGCGAGTTTGACTTCCTGGGatcaggggaggagggggagggggcggGAGAGGCCCGTATCTCAGGGGACGGCCGGGAGTTAG AGAAGCGCAGGAACAAGTTACAGGGCATGATGTCGGACTTCCCCCCCAAACCCTCCCCGCCCCCCCTCT GTGGCGCTCTGGGTTTTTCCTCTGACGTCTTCATCCTGGACGCCGTCGGGGGCGGAGACATGAACCTGGGAGAGCTGGCTGACCTCACCGTGGCCAACGACAACGACCTCACCGTGGAT CTGCAGGATAACCGGGAGGAGTTCAAGAAGACGTGGAACCCTCGCTTCACGCTGCGTAGCCACTTTGATGCCATCAGAGCGTTGATGTTCCACCCCAGCCAGGCCGTTCTACTCACAGCCTCCGAGGATGGAACCCTGAAGCTGTGGAACCTCAACAAGGCCATACACTCCAAGAA AAATGCAGCGCTGGACGTTGAACCCATCTACACCTTCAGAGCCCACAG tggtgCCGTTCTGTCTCTGGCAATGGGAGAGGACGGAGACTCGTGCTACAGCGGGGGTCTGGACGGAACCGTGCGCTGCTGGAAGATCCCTGACTTTAACGTGGATCCCTACGACAACTACG ACCCGGGTATAGAGAGCAATGTGTTGTTGGGTCATGAGGACTCGGTGTGGAGTCTGACGTACTCTGCTGCCCACCATCGCCTGGCCTCCTGCTCCGCAGACGGGACCGTTCGCATCTGGGACCCACAGAACTCTgccccctgtctctccgtcttcaaCAAGGAGAAAG aacaCGGAACGCCCACCTCGGTGGCCTTTGTGAACTCTGACCCCAACCAGGCAGTGGTGTCATTCGACGGCGGCGAGACGCTGCTCTATGACCTCACCACAGAGCAGAGCATCATGGTCCTGGACACCGGCACCAAGGACG GCAGTGAGCTGATTAACTGTGTGGTCAGCCACCCCTCGGAGCCCATCTCCATCACCGCACACGAGAACCGCACTATCCGCTATCTGGACAACAAGACAG GTAAACTGATCCACTCCATGGTGGCACACCTGGATGCTGTCACCTGTCTGACCACGGACCCCAAAGGCACTTACCTCATCTCTGGCA GCCATGACTGTTCGGTGCGTCTGTGGATGCTGGACAACAGGACGTGTGTGCAGGAGATCACGGCCCACAGGAAGAAGCACGACGAGGCCATTCACGACGTGGCCTTCCACCCCTCGCAGCCCTTCATCGCCTCGGCTGGCGCCGACGCACTCGCCAAGGTCTTCGTCTGA